DNA sequence from the Leptospirillum ferrooxidans C2-3 genome:
GTGATTGACTCTTTTGTAAATCTTCCGGATGTCCTTATCAGTTTTCCCCTTCCAGAAATGGCTCCGGAGTACCCGCTATTGGCTGCTCTTAGCAATGGAATGCCTTCTTCTATTGCCCGTATCATTGTTTGTTGGTAAAGCTGATGGGAAGCTGCCGTTTTTCCATACCAGGCATCGTCCGTGAAGACAACAAGAAGGTTTGCCCCTTTCAGTACAAGTTGGTGAACGAGAGAGGGGTACATGGCTTCGTAGCAGATAACCGGACCAATTCGGATCTTTTTGTAGAATTCGGGAAGGGATCTTGAATCCTCCTCTTTGAAGGGAGCAAAGAGTTTTTGATGCTTCCCCGGAATGAGGTCACCAGTGATGCCTGTCATGTTTCTTAGCCAGCCAAAAATGGATGGGAAAGGGATATATTCACCAAAAGGAACAAGATGGATCTTTGTATAGCGATCGAGAATTTCACCATTGTTGGATATCAGGGCGGCATCATTTGAAAAAGAATAACGAAAACGATCCGCTTCCCTGTGAAGTCCGATTGTTCCTGTAACGATTGGTACTGGCAGGTTCAGGGCTTTTTGCAGATCTTTTGCAATGGACCGGGGTGGAGAGTCGATCACAACAGGGATGGCTGTTTCAGGCCATAAAAGAATTTTCGCATCTTGTGACAGCGCTTGTTTGGAAAGTTGATGATAGGTTCGTATCGTATCTTTTAAGTATTGTGATGTCCATTTCTGGTCTTGGGGAATATTGCCCTGAATAATGCCAACCTTGATATGCTGTGTTTCCTGTGCTGAAGATTCTTTTGAAAGTAGTTCGGCTGAGCCAAAACCAGCAGAAAGAGTCAGTACAGACATGGCAATGGCAGGGAGTGACTGTTTCCGAAAAAGATCCGCTGAGGTTT
Encoded proteins:
- the lnt gene encoding apolipoprotein N-acyltransferase, whose product is MKGAVGESLLFVLSGFFLGLFFIPDKISPMLLPMLPFLFVPLFLTNFFLSPEPSPFSNGARIRSSGRSFFLGWIFGVTEALTSLWWVVQTIHHFGHLPFILSFFSLFVLSSYLGLFTGLFLFGLDIWKKNDLNNPSNPVVLALFGACLWTILEVLRSELFTGFPLNPLGDLIWGQELLTPDLSILGATGMSFAIIFISGLLSAVILPIINKLSGKTSADLFRKQSLPAIAMSVLTLSAGFGSAELLSKESSAQETQHIKVGIIQGNIPQDQKWTSQYLKDTIRTYHQLSKQALSQDAKILLWPETAIPVVIDSPPRSIAKDLQKALNLPVPIVTGTIGLHREADRFRYSFSNDAALISNNGEILDRYTKIHLVPFGEYIPFPSIFGWLRNMTGITGDLIPGKHQKLFAPFKEEDSRSLPEFYKKIRIGPVICYEAMYPSLVHQLVLKGANLLVVFTDDAWYGKTAASHQLYQQTMIRAIEEGIPLLRAANSGYSGAISGRGKLIRTSGRFTKESITLTVPLDSHETFYQKYGEWVFRFSLVIFLFLLATRAMEPHNDGIKSSPLLDDMH